Below is a window of Hydrogenimonas sp. DNA.
CCAACTCAGCCAGCTCTTTGCGGATCTCCTTGAGCCTCTCCTCCCCTTTGGCATATTTGACGGCACTCTCCGCTATCTCAGCATCGAGTTTGGCTATGGTTCTGTCGAGCTCCTGCAGCTTTTTTCTGTTGGATGTTATCTTTACCGCTATCCTGGCGAGCTTCTTGTCCATACTGCTGTAGGCACTCTTGGTACTGGCGAGCCTCTGCTTCGACTTTTCTATTTTGGTGTCGATAGTCGCACCGAAAGCTGTAAGCAGCGAAAGAGCCGCCGTAACGAGAAGAAGTTTCAAGCGCATCCTCTCTACTACTCCTCTTTGAAACGGATCACGACCCACGCGGCACTCAGAAGCGCGATGGAGAAAGAGATAGCCGCGAGCAGCGCGACATCGTCCGGTCTGAACAGAAGTGCCGGATCCAGATCCATATCCTCCAGCAGAGAGGCCACTCCCGGATAATTCGCCAGGTAGAGAATTGCCGACACGACCAGTATCAGTGCGACAAGAGCATCGGTTACAGCCAGCCTGAAGAGTACTCCGCTGCGGAGCCAGAGAGGTGCACCGAAAAGTGCCATAATCTGCATTCTCTCCTTATGCTCGAATTGCCAGATCGTCATCTGCTTCATAAGCAGAAGCAGGGAGATCACACCTATAAGAGCGCCGAAAACAGTAAATGAGCTCTTCATGAACAGCAGCATCGCATAGAGCCTCTCATGCACCTTCTCGAAAATATGTACATCTTTTACACCGTCGATGGAGAGCAGTTCGGACTTGAGTTTCTCTACTCTTCTGCCGTCGGCGTACCTTTTCAGCTTTATGGAGAAAAAGAGCGGCATTATCGCCTTTATCTTCTCCAGGTCGATACTCTGCATATCCCCTTTTATCTTACGCAAAACCTTTTGAGCATCTATAGGCTCGACCTTCTCTATCAGCGTATCGCAGTGTGACAGATCCGAAAGCTTTACAGACCTGTCCGCCACCAGAATAAGCGAATAGTTCTCCTTTAGCCTGGTCTCGTAGCTCCCCGTTATGCGGTCGAAAACCAGCAGGTATTCGACCGAGAAGAGTATCGCGAAAAGAGGTAGAATAAGTGCGAGATGGTGCCTAGCGGATCTCATATATCACCCCGTTTTCGATCATAAGATGGCGATAGTCGGCGTTGAACATCTCAGGTATACGGTGGGTTACTACCAGTATGGTCGTCTCCAACTCCCGGTTCGCACGCTCCAGAAGATCCCAGACCACCTGTGAAGAGTAGTCGTCGAGGTTGCCGGTGGGCTCATCCGCCAGAATCAGAAAGGGGTTGTGCGCAAGCGCCCTGGCCATCGCCACCCTCTGCTGCTCCCCCCCGCTCAGTTCCAGGGGGTATTTGTCGCTTTTGTGGGAGAGCTTTACATGTGTGAGCAGTTTTTTGGCCTGCGCCCGGCAGACATCCTTGGGAAAACCTGCGATAATCAGCGGCAGCATTACATTCTTCTCTACACTCCACTCCCTGATCAGCTTGTAGTCCTGAAAAATTATGCCTATGTGCCTGCGCAGTTTATATAGCTTCGAGCCGGAGACGGAGCCCATGTCGATCCCTCCCACCTGCAGTTCACCGCCGTGCAGCGGCATGGAGCCGTACATAGACTTCAGGAGGGTCGACTTGCCGCTTCCGCTGGCGCCGGTTATAAATACGAACTCCCCGGTACCGACGCTGAACGAAGCGCTCTTTATTACCGGCTCATGCCTGGGATATGCGAGCTTTAGGGCATTCGCCTCTATCACGTTGCGCATTCTACCCACTCCCTTATCATCCTGTGCGCTTTGTAGTTTGTCGCCGTATTTACAGGTGCGTGCGGATAGTACTCGGCAGATCCGCCGCGAACGAGAACGAATTTGTGTTCCGGCCTGTCGAAACTTCCGAATGAGACCCTTATGAGCCCGTCTCTTTCGTCAATCGCGTAAAAGCGCTCGAAATGGACGAAAAAATCGCTCTCCACCGACGCCTTTTCCGGCTTTTTCGCAAAGAGTTCACCGATAGAGAGCGGCTTTCCGAAAGAGAAGTCGTACCTCTCTTCCCGCGGTTCGGAAACTTCGAGCGACTCGACATGCACCTCGTATATGTTCTTTCCCATTCTGCGCCAGCGATCCTCATACTTGCTGCGTACCGCCGCCTCCAGGTTTTTTTTAAGCGTAAGCTTAACCCGCTCCGGCCGAGTAAAAACCTCCATCGCATACCTGAAGTAGTTTTCGCTGTCCGTTCGCAGTTCAAGGCTCCCTCCCGGCTCCAAAACCCTCAAGGACTCCTCCAGGAAAGAGTCGGATATAACCCTGCGGTGCGGTTTTTTATCCCACGGGACCGGAAAGTGTACGAATATCTTCTCCACCCTGTTGCTCGGTAGAAGCTCCATGAAGAGACGCGCATCGTAGTCTATTACCCAGAGGTTGCCGATCTTGTCGAGCTCTATACGCCTCATTACCTGCTCCAGCGAGGGTCTGTGTATCTCGAGCCCGATAAGATGGACATCAGGGTTCTGCTTCGCCTGATAGACGAGATGGCGGCCGCTCCCGAAACCGATTTCGATCCAGAGAGGTCTCTTTGGAAGTTCGGAAGGGTCGAAGCCGGCAGCCTCTTTCAGAGCCTCTGTAGGCTTCGGAAGCCGTGCGCTCTCCACATTGGCTATATTGCTGAAGAGCACCTTCGGAGCGAAACTCTCCATATATACTTTGAGAGCTTTTTTCAAAAGAGTGTTCGGAGAGGGTCTCGTTATCTTCTCCCCTTTCAGGAGAAGTGTGTCGCCTTTCGGTTTGAGCTGCAGCAAGAAGGGGACCCCTTCGGCCTTCACCCCTATAAGCCCCTCCTTTTCGTGCTCCAGGTTTTTCGCGAACCATTCGAAACTTACCCCGTCGGCCTCGAAAGGCAGAGCGGGCTCTTTGAAACTCTCCAGTCTGATATGAGGCATGGGCTTCTTCTACCGTCGACCGGGCTCGATATAGAGCTCGACAGCTTCGGACGGCTCGGAGCGAAGTCCGTTGCGGTCTATCTCGACTACTCTGTATGTATACTTGATGCCCGGCTTCATAAATTTGTCTACGAACTTGTTCCCGTAGATATTGGTGAAGGTGCGTGTCTCCCTCGAGAGCCCCTCCCAGTGGGTACGGATCACGTCATATTTTTCCGCACGGTCGTCACCCGGCTCCCAGATTATGATTCCCTGGCTGAAAGCGGTTTTCGCGGCGGTTATCGTAGGTGGGGAGGGTCTGGTCAGGGTGCTGCCCATGACCGGCACATCCGGAATCGGACTCTCTAGTCCATCCTTGTCTACGGCTGAGACCTTGTAATAGTAGATCTTTCCGTCATCATCCACCCTGTCGTCGAAAAAGGTCTTGTCGGTTTTTGCCCTGTAGATGTAGAAGGCGTTGGCGAAAGGGCTTCTGTAGACTTTGTAGTAGACGACATCGGGTGTAGGACTCGGCTGCCACTCCAGATGTATGCTCCTGGGCAGATCCTGTGTAGCGGTAAGATGGAGAGGAGGCTTGGGAAGGGGCTTGGTAATAGCTTTCACCGCGGTACTGGGACCAGATACCAACCCGTTGCAGAGCTTTACCCTGACTCTGTAGACATAGACCTCCTCCTGCTTTATCTGCCTGTCTATATACTCCGCGCTGAGGCGGTTCTGCACCTCCGCTATCTCTTGCCACTTGCCGGGTTCGGCTACGGTTGTCCTCTCGATGACATACCCTGTTACGCGCATATCCTGGTGTGGGCGCCAGATCAGTTTGATCCGTTCGGGGAGGTTGGCTATCGCGCGCAGAAAGCTGACGGAAGGGACCATCGGGGCGGTCTTTACACGGACCGGCTCCGACTGCAGAGATTCGAAGCCGTCTGAGGTGTAGGTAGACATCTGGTAAATATAAAGAGATCCCGGCTTCAGGTTTTCATCGACATAGTGGGAGCTGTAACGGTCGGAGATCGTGGCGACACGCTTCAGCTTTCCGTCCCTGCTACCGGGGTCGAGCCTGTAGAGCATATACCCCTCTATGCGTGCGGAAGGTATCATCTTCCACTCGAAACCCACGCTGGTCATGTCACTCAGCGTCTTTATGGACTCCACCTTGGGAAGGTCGCTTCTTACCTTCGGTACCTCGGGCGTTACGCTCTTCTGTGCGCATCCCCCGGCAATCATCATCAAAGCGCCGAAGCAGAGCGCACGGATCCAGTATTTCATCTAGTTTCTCCTTGTCAAAATAGCTCTCGATCGATCTTTTCATAGAGTCGGGAATATCGGCGGTAAAACGTATCTTTCTACCTGTTTTCGGATGTCTGAGATAGAGCACGAAAGCGTGCAGCAAAATACGTTCTATTTTACCTCTGCCGCTCTTAAAACCGTATAAACCGTCACCCGCTATATGGCGTCCGATCGATGCTAGATGCACCCTTATCTGGTGGGTCCGGCCTGTAAAGAGTTTGGCCGCCACGAGTTCGAACGGGGTATTTTCGGATTGAAGCAGTTTTTCGAAACGGGTTTTCGCCGGCTTCCCCCCGGAGACGACACCCATCTTCAGCCTGTTCGCCGGGTTTCTTCCTATAGGCCCCTCTACCACCCCCGACTCTTTCAACGGGTAGTCCACAACCGCGATATAGTAGCGCCCCATGCTTCTATCCTGGAGCTGGCGCGAGAGCTCTTCATGCACATCGTTGCTCTTGGCTACAACCATCGCACCGCTTGTCTCCCTGTCGAGTCGGTGTACGATGCCGTGGCGCTCTTCGCCGCTAATGGTGGAGAGGGAGACCCCTCTCGCCTTCAGCCAATCCACAAGTGTCGGCCCCTTTACGCTCGGGGCCGGATGCACCACAAGACCGGAGGGTTTGTTGACGACCAGAATATATTCATCTTCGTAAATCACCGGAACGTCGAAATCTACGACGACACTCTCCCTTTCAGGCTCCGGAGGGATCGTATACTCTATCTCCGCCCCTTCGGTGACCCTGTAGCCCGCTTTGGTTATCTCTTTTCCGCCGACTTTGACGAACCCTCTTTTAATCAGCTGCTCCACCTGGCTGCGGGAACCGCCGAGGCGGGAGTGCAGAATACGGTCCAGCCTCCCTTCGCCCTCTGCGACCAGACGTCCGGTTAAACTCTCTCTTCTCATTTCTTCGATACAATTTCCTGAAATAACTGAATGTTAGGCAAAATCCGTTTGTCCCGGGGTTTGAGCTGAAAAATATCGTTCAAAAAACCGTGCCCGCCCGCCCGGGCGCCGAAGGCTTCAGCGGTTTTTGGGGCACATCTAAAGGCCCCCGGCGTTCGGATTTTGCGTAAGGTCAGGTAATAAATTTCGACAGTAGGTCTCCATGAAACATTTCCTGATGTTCGACAGGCGCATTTTAACACATTTCGATTTTTTTCTCATCCTTCTTATCCTGCCGCTCATTCTCACATCGTTATACCTGGTAAACGAAATCAGTTCCGCCCTCTTCCGCAAGGAGCTTCTCTATACCGCTATAGGTTTCGTCGTCTTCTTCATCTGTTTCCTGATTCCCTGGAGATCCATAAGATGGCTGATACCCATTTTCTACTGGCTCACCATACTCCTGCTGCTCAGTGTCGATATTTTCGGTGTCACCAGGCTCGGTGCGCAGCGCTGGCTGGAGATCCCCTTCGTCGGCCTGACGATACAGCCCTCGGAGCTCTTCAAGCCGGCCTTCATCCTGATGCTGGCGTACCTTGTTCAGGAGAACCCTCCCCGGCAGGGCGGCTACGGCCTGAAAGAGTTCGGAAAGTTCTCCTTCTACATACTTCTGCCGTTCGTGCTGATAGCCAAGGAGCCCGACCTGGGCACCGCTCTTGTACTCCTGATAATCGGATACGGCGTACTCTTTCTCGTAGGTGTGAAGTGGAAAATCTGGGCCGGTATAGCGATAACCCTCGCCGTGGCGGCACCCTTTTTGTACAGCAGTCTCCATGACTACCAGAAGAAGAGAATACACGACTTTCTTGCCGAAAAACCGAGCTACCATGTTCAGCAGTCGATCATAGCGATCGGGTCCGGGGGCATGACGGGCAAGCCGAAAGAGGAGGCGACACAGACACAGCTGAAATTTCTGCCTATCGCTTCGAGCGATTTCATCTTCGCATACTTCGTAGAGCGCTTCGGTTTCGCCGGAGCTGCGGGGCTGATACTTCTTTATGCTATGCTTATACTCCATATTCTCAGTCTCGGAATACACGCCAGGGGAGACTACTACATAAAAGTTACCGCATACGGCATAGCTTTTCTGCTTTTTGTCTACACCGGTGTGAACATTCTTATGACCATGGGGCTCGCACCTGTAGTCGGAGTTCCACTCCCGCTGTTGAGCCACGGGGGGAGCAGTTTCATAAATTTCATGCTTCTTTTCGGAATTTTGGAAAATTTTCTTGCTTTTCGGTTCAATTTCTTGTATAATTCCGGCTCTAAAGTTAATTTTCTTTAGAGATTTTCCCCCTTCAAGGGCCAATAGCTCAGTTGGTTAGAGCATCCGGCTCATAACCGGATGGTCCCAGGTTCGAGTCCTGGTTGGCCCACCATCTACCAACCCACCCTGAAACTACAAAACCGTTTATCCCAACCATGATTTCGCATTGAAATCGCTTACAATCAGCCGAACGTATGTACTGCTGGTGCCTGCGGAAAAGATAAGCTACACCTGTAGACGCATCGGTTCTTTCTGTGTGAGTGTCCACGGCGCAATGGTTCGTATATAGCTTTGTAACCTCTATTGTAAAATCCGGGTTCAATATGATGTTGCGCTTTTTGCACTCCGATTCCCCATTCGCAACTCCGCTGATGCGGTCGAGCCCACACGGCCAAGATGATATCTGTCACCAATACTCTCCTGCCCGTGTAAAACCTCAATATCTCCAATAAACAGATGGTTACGGCACACTCCTTCTCGTTTTACCGACATATCTCTGCCTCGGCCTGTAAATCTTTTGCCCGGGATCTTTTTTCTGCTCTATCAGATGGGTTATCCAGCCGACCGTACGGCCGATGACGAAGATCGGAGTGAACATCTTTTTGCGGATACCCAGGGCCTCCAAAATGGTGCCGGAGTAGAAGTCGATATTGGGATAGAGACCTCTTTTGACGAAATATTCGTCACTCAATGCGATCTCCTCCACCCTGTCGGCAATCTCTATCAGCCTTGAGCTTATGCCTATAGTGTCGCGTAGCTCGTCTCTAAGGCCCTTTAGAACCTTCGCACGGGGGTCGAAATTCTTATAGACCCTGTGGCCGAACCCCATAAGGCGGAAAGGGTCGTCCGGATCTTTTGCACGTTTTATGAACGAATCGACATTCTTTACGCTTCCTATCATCTCCAGCTGCGCTATCACCGATTCGTTGGCGCCTCCGTGCGCCCTGCCCCAGAGTGCGTTTATCCCGGCAACGACCGCCGCATACGGGTGCGCGCCGGTGGAACCTACCGCCCTTACGGTAGTCGTGGAGGCGTTCTGCTCATGGTCGGCATGAAGCATGAATATCTTGTCCAAAGCACGCACCTCGACATCTTTGATCTCGGTTTTTCCCGTTGGAAACGCTCTCATCATGTATAGAAAATTTTCTGTAAAATAGCGGTCCATATCTGGGTAGATAAGCGGGTACCCCATAGAGTGGCGGTAGGTATATGCGGAGAGTGTAGGCATCTTCGCTATGATCCTTCTGGCCATCTCCATGAACTCCTCATCATCGCTTACGTTTAAGTGCTGATGGTGAAACGCACTGAGTGCCGATACGGCCGATGAGAGTATCGCCATCGGGTGGCCGTTGTCCGGAAAGGCATTAAAAAGATGCTTTATACCCTCGTGAGGATAGCTCTTTGTCCTTATATCACGCTCGAACTCCGCATACTCTCCGCTGTCGGGA
It encodes the following:
- a CDS encoding cell division protein FtsX: MRSARHHLALILPLFAILFSVEYLLVFDRITGSYETRLKENYSLILVADRSVKLSDLSHCDTLIEKVEPIDAQKVLRKIKGDMQSIDLEKIKAIMPLFFSIKLKRYADGRRVEKLKSELLSIDGVKDVHIFEKVHERLYAMLLFMKSSFTVFGALIGVISLLLLMKQMTIWQFEHKERMQIMALFGAPLWLRSGVLFRLAVTDALVALILVVSAILYLANYPGVASLLEDMDLDPALLFRPDDVALLAAISFSIALLSAAWVVIRFKEE
- a CDS encoding cell division transporter, ATP-binding protein FtsE, whose amino-acid sequence is MRNVIEANALKLAYPRHEPVIKSASFSVGTGEFVFITGASGSGKSTLLKSMYGSMPLHGGELQVGGIDMGSVSGSKLYKLRRHIGIIFQDYKLIREWSVEKNVMLPLIIAGFPKDVCRAQAKKLLTHVKLSHKSDKYPLELSGGEQQRVAMARALAHNPFLILADEPTGNLDDYSSQVVWDLLERANRELETTILVVTHRIPEMFNADYRHLMIENGVIYEIR
- a CDS encoding tRNA (guanine46-N7-)-methyltransferase, producing MPHIRLESFKEPALPFEADGVSFEWFAKNLEHEKEGLIGVKAEGVPFLLQLKPKGDTLLLKGEKITRPSPNTLLKKALKVYMESFAPKVLFSNIANVESARLPKPTEALKEAAGFDPSELPKRPLWIEIGFGSGRHLVYQAKQNPDVHLIGLEIHRPSLEQVMRRIELDKIGNLWVIDYDARLFMELLPSNRVEKIFVHFPVPWDKKPHRRVISDSFLEESLRVLEPGGSLELRTDSENYFRYAMEVFTRPERVKLTLKKNLEAAVRSKYEDRWRRMGKNIYEVHVESLEVSEPREERYDFSFGKPLSIGELFAKKPEKASVESDFFVHFERFYAIDERDGLIRVSFGSFDRPEHKFVLVRGGSAEYYPHAPVNTATNYKAHRMIREWVECAT
- a CDS encoding putative fibronectin domain-containing lipoprotein; the protein is MTSVGFEWKMIPSARIEGYMLYRLDPGSRDGKLKRVATISDRYSSHYVDENLKPGSLYIYQMSTYTSDGFESLQSEPVRVKTAPMVPSVSFLRAIANLPERIKLIWRPHQDMRVTGYVIERTTVAEPGKWQEIAEVQNRLSAEYIDRQIKQEEVYVYRVRVKLCNGLVSGPSTAVKAITKPLPKPPLHLTATQDLPRSIHLEWQPSPTPDVVYYKVYRSPFANAFYIYRAKTDKTFFDDRVDDDGKIYYYKVSAVDKDGLESPIPDVPVMGSTLTRPSPPTITAAKTAFSQGIIIWEPGDDRAEKYDVIRTHWEGLSRETRTFTNIYGNKFVDKFMKPGIKYTYRVVEIDRNGLRSEPSEAVELYIEPGRR
- a CDS encoding ribosomal large subunit pseudouridine synthase D, whose protein sequence is MRRESLTGRLVAEGEGRLDRILHSRLGGSRSQVEQLIKRGFVKVGGKEITKAGYRVTEGAEIEYTIPPEPERESVVVDFDVPVIYEDEYILVVNKPSGLVVHPAPSVKGPTLVDWLKARGVSLSTISGEERHGIVHRLDRETSGAMVVAKSNDVHEELSRQLQDRSMGRYYIAVVDYPLKESGVVEGPIGRNPANRLKMGVVSGGKPAKTRFEKLLQSENTPFELVAAKLFTGRTHQIRVHLASIGRHIAGDGLYGFKSGRGKIERILLHAFVLYLRHPKTGRKIRFTADIPDSMKRSIESYFDKEKLDEILDPCALLRRFDDDCRGMRTEERNARGTEGKKRPSQGGVHKDAE
- a CDS encoding rod shape-determining protein rodA, whose protein sequence is MKHFLMFDRRILTHFDFFLILLILPLILTSLYLVNEISSALFRKELLYTAIGFVVFFICFLIPWRSIRWLIPIFYWLTILLLLSVDIFGVTRLGAQRWLEIPFVGLTIQPSELFKPAFILMLAYLVQENPPRQGGYGLKEFGKFSFYILLPFVLIAKEPDLGTALVLLIIGYGVLFLVGVKWKIWAGIAITLAVAAPFLYSSLHDYQKKRIHDFLAEKPSYHVQQSIIAIGSGGMTGKPKEEATQTQLKFLPIASSDFIFAYFVERFGFAGAAGLILLYAMLILHILSLGIHARGDYYIKVTAYGIAFLLFVYTGVNILMTMGLAPVVGVPLPLLSHGGSSFINFMLLFGILENFLAFRFNFLYNSGSKVNFL
- a CDS encoding citrate synthase, which encodes MANFTIKNEETGASAEFEILESTLGAPVVNIAGLRSKTGAYTYDNGLGETATCQSAITYIDGAKGELLYRGYPIEELAQKKNYIEVCYLLLHGELPDSGEYAEFERDIRTKSYPHEGIKHLFNAFPDNGHPMAILSSAVSALSAFHHQHLNVSDDEEFMEMARRIIAKMPTLSAYTYRHSMGYPLIYPDMDRYFTENFLYMMRAFPTGKTEIKDVEVRALDKIFMLHADHEQNASTTTVRAVGSTGAHPYAAVVAGINALWGRAHGGANESVIAQLEMIGSVKNVDSFIKRAKDPDDPFRLMGFGHRVYKNFDPRAKVLKGLRDELRDTIGISSRLIEIADRVEEIALSDEYFVKRGLYPNIDFYSGTILEALGIRKKMFTPIFVIGRTVGWITHLIEQKKDPGQKIYRPRQRYVGKTRRSVP